The Salinibacterium sp. M195 genome includes a window with the following:
- a CDS encoding MaoC family dehydratase produces the protein MTGKRIQQRGLWFDEFEEGAVYLHAPGRTVTEADNVLFTTMTMNTQSLHLDAAWSEQQPFGQRLVNSMFTLSTMVGASVAQLTQGTIVANLGFTEVNFPHPLYHGDTMYSESEVLEKRLSKSRPGQGIISLRHTAKNQDGVVVAVATRSVMVWTEEGAP, from the coding sequence ATGACCGGCAAACGTATTCAGCAGCGCGGCCTCTGGTTCGACGAGTTCGAGGAGGGCGCGGTCTATCTGCACGCTCCCGGCCGCACCGTCACTGAGGCTGACAATGTTCTCTTCACGACGATGACGATGAACACCCAGTCGCTGCACTTGGATGCGGCGTGGTCAGAGCAGCAGCCGTTTGGGCAGCGCTTGGTGAACTCGATGTTTACGCTCTCGACGATGGTGGGGGCATCCGTAGCTCAACTGACGCAGGGCACGATTGTGGCGAACTTGGGCTTCACGGAGGTAAATTTTCCGCATCCGCTGTATCACGGCGACACGATGTATTCGGAGTCTGAGGTGCTGGAGAAGCGGCTCTCGAAGTCGCGCCCCGGCCAGGGAATCATTTCGTTGCGTCACACAGCCAAGAACCAGGACGGTGTTGTGGTGGCTGTCGCAACCCGTTCGGTGATGGTCTGGACTGAGGAGGGCGCACCGTGA